One Vanacampus margaritifer isolate UIUO_Vmar chromosome 20, RoL_Vmar_1.0, whole genome shotgun sequence DNA window includes the following coding sequences:
- the sox17 gene encoding transcription factor SOX-17, whose protein sequence is MSSPDAGYASDDQNQARCAMSVMMPGMGHCQWVATAAADPLSPLGEPKAKSEAPAGLGSAAAAGGNHQSRGKSEPRIRRPMNAFMVWAKDERKRLAQQNPDLHNAELSKMLGKSWKSLPAADKQPFVEEAERLRVQHMQDHPNYKYRPRRRKQVKRIKRLDSGFLLHGASEHRVDGAGPAYHEHAGFPPQIPQQQQQQPLGHYRSDPLGCPSYESYSLPTPDTSPLDAVDADAMFFPPQEDCHMMYAYHPQAGEYQHQEPLLHHHHHHPSYMGGPNPLTVYYGHPKRHAGAGQLSPPPDCAGSDNAELLSEVDRSEFEQYLGSSAYGAPHEGPAQGSEGLISSVLSDASTAVYYCSYNNS, encoded by the exons GACGATCAGAACCAGGCAAGGTGCGCGATGTCAGTCATGATGCCTGGGATGGGACACTGCCAGTGGGTCGCCACCGCGGCCGCCGACCCCCTCAGCCCCCTCGGGGAGCCCAAGGCCAAGAGCGAGGCGCCCGCCGGGCTGGGCTCGGCGGCCGCGGCCGGCGGGAACCACCAGAGTCGCGGCAAAAGCGAGCCGAGGATCCGCCGCCCCATGAACGCGTTCATGGTGTGGGCGAAGGACGAGCGCAAGCGGCTGGCGCAGCAGAACCCCGACCTGCACAACGCCGAACTCAGCAAAATGCTCG GCAAGTCGTGGAAGTCGCTGCCGGCGGCCGACAAGCAGCCGTTTGTGGAGGAGGCGGAGCGTCTGCGGGTTCAACACATGCAGGACCACCCCAACTACAAGTACCGGCCCCGCAGGCGCAAGCAGGTCAAGCGGATTAAGCGGCTCGACTCCGGCTTCCTGCTGCACGGGGCTTCCGAGCACCGGGTAGACGGGGCGGGGCCGGCCTACCACGAGCACGCCGGCTTCCCGCCGCAGAtcccgcagcagcagcagcagcagcccctCGGCCACTATCGCTCCGACCCCCTGGGGTGCCCCTCGTACGAGAGCTACAGCCTCCCCACGCCCGACACGTCGCCCCTGGACGCCGTGGACGCCGACGCCATGTTTTTCCCGCCGCAGGAGGACTGCCACATGATGTACGCCTACCACCCGCAGGCCGGCGAGTACCAACACCAGGAGCccctcctccaccaccaccaccaccatcctTCCTACATGGGGGGCCCCAACCCCTTGACCGTGTACTACGGTCACCCCAAGCGGCACGCCGGGGCGGGGCAGCTATCGCCGCCGCCCGACTGCGCCGGGTCCGACAATGCCGAGCTGCTCTCCGAGGTGGACCGAAGCGAGTTTGAGCAGTACCTGGGCTCGTCGGCGTACGGGGCCCCGCACGAGGGGCCCGCACAAGGGTCCGAGGGCCTCATATCGTCCGTGTTGTCGGACGCCAGCACCGCCGTCTACTACTGCAGCTATAACAACTCGTAA